The DNA segment CCTATATCAGCCCCAATGGTGGTCGTAACCTGAATATCAAATATAATCCGGCTACTGGCAAGATTAGTGGTCCGAATGGTGTACTTGGGAAGCAGGGAGAACGCATTATTGTTCGCGGCAATTCCCAGAAAAAGCGGGCTGGATTGGTATTTATGATCAATCACGCTGTGACTTATCGTTAGTCGTTACTTCCAAAATCAGCTAGATAATAAAGACTGTTTAGCTTCTCGATTCATATGTGTTGCTCACGGATAGGATGTTTTGTCAGTAGATACTTTGGAGTTATTACTCATCAACCCAAAGTATCTACTGGCATTTGCGGCGGTGATCGAATAAGTACTGGGTTGACCAAGTAACCACCAGGCAGGCCTTGCATGAAATCTGGCTTAAGGCGATGCGGTACTTGCACTAGAACAATCGGAGGACTTGCTCCAGGTTGATTTCGCCTGATTTGCCATTGCCGTCAAATAAACTTGACCATTTGCATTACGTCGGAATCCTTGGGCTTCAACTATTGTTTTAACGTGAGGTTGTTGTGATGCGGTTGAATCAGTTACGGTTGTTCTGTTTGAGATCGAATTATCCCCCAATCGTATATCTTCCCAGGTTTTCAGCGGTGTGAGGGGACGCGTTGGGACAGTGGGAAGTCCCCCCCTTCCGGTTAAAACGAATTGGCTCCCTCGGGTGATACGGCAGAGGCTTTGGTTGATCAGATTGGCCCGATCGAGCAAATCATCCGGTAATCTCGCTGCTGCTTGGGTAGGGTCAACATCGAGCTGACTAATACTGACACTGCCACTCAGAGTAGGGCTAGTCTGGGAAATCGCGGTGATGTCATTGCTGGTGAGCCGACTGGGATTGAGCTGGGATGGATCGCTGACTTGCAGTCGTTGCTCCAGTTCGAGGCGTGTCCTGGATTGGATACCGAATAGATTCAAGGCATTGATATTCACTTGACCACCAGCACCAGAGAAAGCATTAGCCGCAATATCGCTATTCTCGCCAGGAACGCTCACGATAAAGGGTACTTGAATATTGATACTCCCACCATTACCACCTAACTGTGCTGTTCCTGCTGTGGTAGAGATTCCAGAATTGCGTCTGAGAAGTAAAACCTGACTCAGATTGAGGAGAATATTGCCACCCGCATTACTGCGAGTTTCCGCCAAAAGTCGTCCATCATCCTGAAGTTTAACTGATGCAGCTTTGATCGCGAGTTGCCCTGCGATGTCTTTTCCCTGACTGCTCACCGAAATCCGACCACGGTCTTCCACAATGAGCTGCTCTGTCGCGAGCTGAATTGAACCACCTTTGCCAGAAGCCATCGGTGAGGTACTGGCCAGAATTGCACTATTAGGAATATCTGCCGATGTCGGCTTGCGATTAGTACTTTTCCCCACAACCCGGATTCGCTCTTGACTATTGATTGATACGGTTCCAGCATTACCCTGATCGAAAGCCGATGTTTGGATTTGCCCGCCAGATTTGAGATCGACCTGCGAACTATTAATCTGAATATTGCCACCTGCCCCTTGACTGAGTGTCACAGCATCAATAATTCCATCTTGTTCCACAATTAGACGTGGAGTTGTAATCTGAATATTTCCACCAGAGGATGACGTTACGCCAACTGTGCTGGCGGATATCCTGGCGCGCAACGGCGTCCGAGAAGTCGCACTTTGCGCTCTTCCTGTAAAGACCAGACGCGGGTCAAAACCCAAACCTAACCCCAAAATACGGACTTGTTCCTCTGTCTCGACAGCAATCTGACCGGCTGTCCCATCAGTATTGAAAATATCCGAACTAATTAATGCGCCATTGAGTATCGATAAAGTCTTTGCCTGAAGTCGAATATTACCAGCTCCCCTAGCAGCAGGAGACTCAAATTGCAGACCACCTGGCAGACCATTTGACCCAACAAATAGAGAAGCAATCGTACTAGGTGAACCACTTGAAGTTCCATCAAGTATAAAAGTATCGCGTGCTAATAGTGTTAAATCACCACTGATTCCACTACCGAGAATTTTTGAAGAGCTAATTGAAGCACCATTCATGATAGAGATATCATTTGCAGTGATGCTGATCTTGCCACTACCGGATTGAGAAGTGAAGCTAAAAGTACCTGTCTGAATACTCGATAAACGATTTAGGCTTAATCGACCCATCAGTTCAATATTGATATCTCCAACCCGCCCGCTTCCATCATTCTTGGATTGAATCATGGCATCCTGGTCTAAATTAAGAGCTTGAGCAAAAATGTTCAAATTGCCTAGATCACTTTGAGCCGAGGATTCAACAGCTACACTAATCTCACCTGTTGGTGCATTTAGCCCCCTTACGGAATTAAGATCAATTGCATTACCGGCTTGGATACGAACATCATCAATTTTCCCCTGCCCGAGACTTTGAATCGATAAACTGGCATCGCCCAAGAGGGAAAGATTCCGAGATCTGAGAGTAGTTTTACCAATATTGCCATTGCCTTCTACATCAATCTTACGTAAGATGCCGCTTTTAAAAAAATCTGGATTTTCTAAAGGACGATTTTTTGCGGGTAGCCCAGTTACTGGGGCAGTAATAAATATGGTATCGTTCTCACTTTTAAGAGAAACCTCACCAAGATTCCCCTTCCCCTGTAATTCTGTAATAATTCGGCTGATATTCGAGAGTGTAATATTCTGAGCGTTGATTTCGGTTTTTCCGGTAGAACCCTGCGCATTGAGCAGTATTGAGTTATTAATCAGTGCCCGATCGTCCAGTAAAACATCCCCTTGCGCGTCAATCACAATCGCGCCACCTTGACTCGGAGGTGCCGCAGTATCCCCAATTGGATTGGGCAACGTAACGCTTTGAGCAAGACTGCCAATCGGTTCCTGTCTATTCGATGGTCCTGAATCTTGACGCGGAGAACGAGCACGACTATCTGGTGGAGTTTCACTTCGCCCACTACGACCACCTGGGATCGTCATAGTATTTGCGACAACTCCTGCAGAAATAATAGAATCATGCATTGTGAAGTTATTGGCCCGAATCAGGACATCACCGCCCCCATCGGATCGAACGTTGAGCTGAGCAGAATTATTCAACGTAATATCGGCCGGTGTCCCTTGGAGTGACATGATTTGAAACTGATTCCCGACCTGTTGCAAACCTAAAACACCATCGCCATTTATCCCACTCAATATGACTTTTCCTCCTGGAACGGTGAGATTGCCACCATCTAACCGCACCGACGCACCCAACAGCGTCAAGCTCTGTCCCGGTGCTCCTGTAATATTTGGAGATTGGTGAATGATGGCTCCTTGATTCGCTACAAAATTCAATGCTGATGGAGCGACCGTCAATAACGGCGGAGTAGGAGAACTCGTGCTCGTAAACTCACCTTGATTACCAAACTGAATACTATTCGCTGTTGTTGCCATAAATGAGCCGCGAACGTCCAGTTGAGCCATGGGACCGAAGATTATCCCTTGAGGATTGAGTAAAAATAGGTTGGCTGTACCATTCACACCTAGCGTTCCAGCGATATTGGAGGATTGATTACCAATAGTACGGGAGAAGATTGTCTGGATACCAGCAGGATTATTGAAGTAGACTCTTTGTCCCGCACCGATGTTAAATTGCTGAAAGCTATGAAATAGATTGCTCCTACGCGATGCTCCACCTTCAATGATTAAAGCGGGTTGGCCATTAATAATACCTGAGGTATTTAAGCGGGAATTTTCAGCACCCCAATTTGTCGTAGGGATAATCTGAGCCACCGCAATACTCGGTATAAAACTACTACCGACACCGAGAAAAAGGCCAATGATTAATCTTCTCCTTCGCACGTGGTGGAGAGGAATTGCATGCGATCGCCGCTGATCGTGAGAAGAATTGTGCATCATTGGCGTACCTTCAAGTATGGAACCAGGAAGCAAGCATATCTGACAATTGCACGTGGTTATCAAGCCATGGTGAATATTGTGTAACCCAGCCGTCATGTGCTTTATCGCTATGCATCATCGCTGATCTCAGCCGAGAAGTTCAAGTCAATGTAGTTGAAGTTTACAGTTTGATATTGATCAATGTTTTCACGCTCAGTTCTGAATATCCAAAAATTCCTCGATTAAAAATTCCTCAATATGCCTGAACTTTTAGAGATATTTTGCTCATAACTATCTACTTTAGGAATCAATGATGATTATGCTTGATATTCATAAATCAAATCTGGAAATTTACTGAAAAAACAGCCAAAAAGCCAACAGTTTGACGACTGTCTAAGCCGTACATCGATTTCAGCGTCACATAAGATTGCAATTTTGATGTCACTGTAGTGCTGAGATGTACTACAGTGACCACTCAAGCCCGGCAATGCACAATGCCATATGACTGATGCATTGAGCCAAGCACCGATTTCATGTAACAACGACCTTGGCAAATATTCTTTAATCGCGAATGGTCAGTGACATAGTACATACCTGAATTATGCCGAGTATATCTCCTCAATTGAACTGAATTTCTCAGAAAGTATGGCTGACATGATGGTGATACCGATACGGCAAATCTTGTAGTTACTTCATCAATCGCCAGGACGATTCTGCCATGAGTAAAATTCAGAGTTTAGTCAAAAAGTACTTGCCCCAGTCTTGGTCACAGGCATTGGAATCGGAGTCACGGACTTGGGTTGTGGAATGTTCTCACTGTTGTGCAGAGACATCTGTGTGGGAGATGGGTGGAATTCGCTATAAAGCATCAGGAAATCCGATGATGGCAATCCGCTGTAGTCGCTGCGGCCAAGTTTCGACGGGTCAGTTACATCAGCGGCCCACTCCAGAAAATGCCAATGCATAAGCCTTGGGGCAAATAATTCGTCGCTTTGAATTGTTATTCCAGTCCAAACACACGTCTCAAATACAAGGGAAATACGATGTTGCATAGATTCAATCGATTTACGATCGCTGCTTTGATCCTGCTGCCGCTGTGGGGATGTGGGGGGATGAATGTAACTAATATGCCGACTCAATCGACGACGGTTAATCGGACGATCGATGCCCCGGCGGATGCAATGCAGAATGGACGTTACCCGGTTGATAAGGCAAGCTATGACGATGCAACTGGAACCTACACATTATCGCTACTGGATGTGCCAGCGGCAATGCCAGCTACCGTTACACTGCCAAGGTTGAAGATGGTGCGCTTAACGGATTTCCAGATCAAAAATGGGAAGCAGAGCTATGTGAAGCTATTGAATGGCCGAGCAACGCTCTATCTACGAGATGACTTTCGGATTGCCTATACCCATAATGTGACGCAGGTGCAAACTAACCCAGATACCGGTATTCAGGAAACGGTGATTATGCGACAGGAAGTCATTTCCTGGGCTCCTTTCTATGGTGTAATTTCTGGAACAAGAACAGGAAATATGGCCTTTATTCCGCAGTACTATGTACCGCCTGTTTATCAGCCTGGATTGGTGATGCTACATGGCTATGGTGGCTATGGTCGTACTTATAATATGGCTGTGACAAATTACCGCACTCGCTACAGTCAGCCACCTGTTGTCGAACGCAATCGGACACGATTTCGCCGCACAGGGCAATTGAAAAATGGACGTTTGCGCCGATCAAAAATTCGCGTTTTGTCAAATAAAACTGGTGAGCGCAGGACTGATCATCAACGGTCGAAAACTAGTTTGAGTCGGCAAAAACGATCGACGGGCTCAGGCTTTGGCAGTAATACACTTAAGCGGGATAAGGAGAACTCGATGAAACGCACATCTAATCGCCGCAAGCGTAGCTTTGGTAGCATGCGTACAAAAACTCACCGCTCCGGTGGATTTGGACGTAGCGGTCGTCGCTAGTATGCAAATATGTTTGCTTTAAATTTTGGCGGAGTCGTGGGTGAGGTTCTGTGAAGATGAATCAGAATATGCGTTTTTCGGCTTTAGTGTTAGCGGTATGGCTGAGCGTAAATCTAACTGGCTGTGTGGCAGCCCCTGTGACTTATCACTATGATTTGGACTCAACCTCAGCTACCACTGATTGCATTCCCTTAGGAAAACTGGATGGAAAACTAGATGTGCATGTCATTCGAGGCAAACAGTGCCATCGGTTTCGGATTACTGACCATGTACCCAATGATCAGTACCTAGAGGTAAGTCAGGCGGCTGACCGGAGTTCTCTACTGAGTGTGACAATTGCCCAGCCACGTCTGGGAGGAAGCTATGACGCTGGTGATCGTGTGGGTTCTATGCAGCCTGGTCGTTGTTCGAGCAATAAGATACACCGTTTGACTGACCACCCAGAACCGGAGCGAGACTATTCTGTGGCGATCGTAGCCATTAGTTCGCTGCTGTGTGCAGGTGTTTTAATTTTTTTCTTCATCACACAGGGTATTAATACATTTCAGTCTCTACCTAAACGCAAGCGAACCAGACGCTTCTTGCAGGAAAGGATGAGTCAACTATTTGCCAAGGAGCGATGGGCTGATGAACTTGTTCCAATGCTCCTAGTGATGCTGTTACTGCTATTACTCGGAACAATTGGTATACAGCAAGCGCTGTTTAGTATTCGTTATTGGCAAATGAGTTCGGTGGATGCCTGCCGCTTGTTAGTCCGGAGTTGGTTTTAGTGGTCTGCGAGTGGTGAATTAGTGCAATTTCAGCTTGAAGAAGCGATGGATAGCACTTGGAATCGGTTGAAATAATTGACGATGCTTTGAAGTGAACTCGGAGTGAACTGCAATGGAAAAAGTGAATTTTGATCCCCATATGCCTCAGGTCGATATTTGGCCTGATATGGAAAAGACATTTATATCAGCGCGCCAGGCCGCGAGCAATCCGGATAAACCAACTATGGCGATCGTCACTCCTGGCCATCGAATAGTTGTCCCTATCCCGGTTGGGAAAGCAACGTCTGATCAGAGACAGAGTAAGCGTTATGCTAACCTTCAGGAAATTATTTCTGGCTCAGCTAGTCAAAATATTAGCGTGATTGCGATGACAGAAGTTGCGGCGGGTTTACAGGATAGGCTGACTCCTGATGCGCTGCCTTATACGGGGTCTCGGGCCATTCCATTTTTTGGCTATTTAATGGCGATCGGATCGCTGGGTCACAGTATTCTTGTCTTCGAAGGACATTCATCAACCTTGAAAATGGGCTGTCGCGGTGCAGATGTATTGGTGGTTGATGGTGGGATGATTCCTTTTCTACAATCCGATTGGATCACTGTTTCTCGTTCCGTTATGCAGGGTGGACGAGAAATCATTGTGTTTCAACGTGATCAGAGGATTGAGAAACTGTAACAGCCTTATTTATATACTAAGCATTCAACTGGTGGTGTTCTAGACGTATCTAAGTCTTATTATATGGGCAGTTCAAACTCAAATCGGTTGATAAACAGTCCGATGACTGTATCGTACAAGCACTCTGATTGAGAAAAGAAAATAGTTTTGCGGGCTAAGTGTTTAAATCCGAATTCTTCAGGTCAAATGCTTCTGTTCAATCTGCTGTGTGTTGGCTTTATCATCGCAGTCGCAGTTGTTACAGAGAACGGGTTCCAGAACCATTGCGGACTCCCTCATGATAAACAACTGTTTGCATCATGACTGATACACACGTCTAGAACTCCACTGGCTGATACTACTGGGGCAACGGCGAAGCTGCTGAGACTGACGAAAATTCCTACCAGATTAGGCAAGTTGACAATGTGTATGGCAGCTCCGGAGCAGGCCTAGCAGGGCGATCAAAATTATCTGTTGCTCAGAATAATGACGTAAACGACGGATTTAGTTCAAGTAAATAGGCTACATGGTTACAGTTTGAAAAAAATATCAAGCAAAAATCGCCATAGTCCTTAACTTATCTGAATTTTTCAGCGTAGAAATATGCTGGTCCATCTGTGATGAAATGACTTGAAAAGTATCGGGCCGTACGATCGAAAACCTGACTTTGCCCAGAACCATCTCCTGAATTTGCCTCAACTTTGAATCGAAGAAATCACCGATATTGAGAATCAACGAGGTGAACAACTACCTCCCCCAATCTACAACATAACCATTCATACTCTCAGGAGCTCACCATGAAACGCGTCTCTTATGCGGTAATGACTGTTTTGATGACGGCCACAGTTCTGACTACAGGCTGTAATCTAACCAATCCGAAGGTTGCTGAATGCAATCGGCTGATCAAAGTGGCAAATACTGCAAAAACTAAAGCTAGCGCCCTGAATTTTATCGGGAAAACCTCTACTAATAAAACTCAAGTGGCGAAAAAGATGGTTGACTTGATGCGCAAATCTTCTAAAGAAATTAAAACCGTCAGCCTTAAAGATAGTAAGCTCCAACTTTTTCAGACTCGACTTGCGAGCATGTACTACAACACGAGTTCGATCAATAGCAGTATGCTAAATGCGGCGCAACATCGTGATTTCCGTAGGATGACTAACTTATTTAAGAAAATGACAAAGCAGTTAAAGCAGGAACGGAAATTAGTCAAAGATATCAACAGCTACTGTCGTGCTAGTTAGACTGGGCAGTTCTCAATTGGTGCTTGACTAGATTCGACTTCACGCCTCATCGTCAATCAATTTCAGTATTTTTCGCTGTGCTCTAATTCATATTGCTGGCTGCCTCTCAGTTAAGCTGGCAATATTTTTTTGTGTTGTAACTGGCTACATACGATCTCGCCATCCCTGAATTAACCTCAATTCACCCAGCGATAGTCCTAAAAAAACGCAACTCAATTTCCTGAAAATACCTCAAATACTGCACTGACGAACTCTGCATACTACTAACAACAGCAAACGTGCTGTGGATGCAATCACCCTTCGGCATTGTATCTAATACACAAACAAACCCTAAGGATAATGACATGGTTACTCAAACAACTACTTCCACGCAGCATAGTCAGCTCGCTCGGATGGCAATTTTTGCCTATGGTGTCATGTGTTATGCCGTGTTCTTTCTGACCTTTAGCTATTTCTGTGGATTTGTGGGGAATTTCTTAGTCCCACGATCGATTGACTCTGCTCCCCTTGTTCCCTTGGGTAGTGCCGTAATGATTAACCTCGGTTTGATTGCTCTCTTTGGTGTGCAACATAGTGTGATGGCTCGGAAAGGCTTCAAGCGTTGGTGGACTCAGTTTGTGCCCAAGCCAATGGAGCGCAGCACCTATGTTTTGTTCTCTAGTCTGTGCCTGCTGAATATGTTCTACTTTTGGCAGCCGATCGGCGGCAATATCTGGCATGTGACGAGTATGCCTGCTGTGGTGATTATGTACACCGTCTTTGCGATCGGTTGGCTGACTGTCTTAGGCTCAAGTTTCTTACTCAATCACTTCGACCTGTTTGGTCTACGTCAAGTGTGGTTGTGTTTACGGGGTCAGGAATATACGCCGATGAAGTTTACAACCCCAATGCTTTATAAGTTTGTGCGTCATCCGCTTTACTGTGGTTTGCTTCTGGCTTTCTGGGTTACACCGCGTATGACCATGACGCATCTTGTCTTTGCAGTAGCAACAACGGCATATATTCTGCTGGGTAGCCGGTTTGAAGAAAAGGATTTGAAGCAGGAATTTGGTGAAGCCTATGCGGAATATCAACGTCGTGTGCCGATGTTGATTCCGATGATGAAGCCTCGTGGTGGCAATTAAGCCTCAACCGGTTCTCGTAGTTGATTGAATCATTCGCACTTTGGTTATGGGGGAGGACTTGCATATCTCCCATAACGCACTTTCCACCCTTTAGGCGCCGATCGATGAAACACCAATGCTTCACCGCTGGTATCCAAATTATTACGACACTCATCCTGTCCGCTGCTCCGGCGCTAGCAACCTCACGTCCGGGATTTGACTCCCTGAAACCTCAGACTTTGGTGATGGAGTCAGAACCAAATGACACCCGTGCTAGCCACATAAGCGATGTCTCTAACGAGCGGTTTTTCCGGTTCAACGGTAAAGTCGGTGGTGCGGATAGACAGGACATTCGTGCGGTCCGATTAGCCGACTATGTCCGTCGCGATACTCCAGTTCAGCTTTGGCTAAGTAGTGGGCGTGAAAAGGTCTATGCGCGAGTATTTCGTGATACGAATGGTAATGGCACGATCGATGCGAGTGATACCGTCATCGCCCGATTTGGTGAGCGTGGAGCCGCGCAGCAAGTCGTGTTCCAGCGACAGCAATCATATTTGTTTGAGATTTATACCGCAAAGCGTCAACCAGTAAAGTCGCCGATTAAATATACCTTTGGCATCTCTCCGGTAAAGCCTTCGAGTAGTCGGGTGACGGTGACCGTGATCAACGCAAAGGCCCTGGGCACGTTTGATCGAAAACGATCTGGGCGGAGTTCCGATGATGCGGATTTCTACACTAAGGTTAATATCGGTACCTACATCACTGGTGATAGTCCAAAGACATTTCAGTACGCTAAAGGTCGAACGCGCACGATCGAAAATAATGATAATCCAGTCTTTAATCAATCATTTAGCTATCGGCACATTGGGAATCGATCGCGACTAATGAAGCCGGTTCTGGTTGAGTTCAGGCTAATGGATGCAGATGAAGGTTCAGATGATGCGGCCATATTGTCAGCTAAGTCACCGAGTTGCTTTGTGCGATACGACCCTGGCACGAATCGGGTTTATGACTTAGATGGCAAAGTCTTGGGGCAGGCTGGAGAAAATATTACGGTACGTGGTTGGATAAACCCTCAAACCGATCGTGAAGAACCAATTAAAACTGCTGCCCTCACCTTTCGCATTGACTACACCTTCCAGAACACGAACTTTTAGCTGAATCAGCATTATGTGGCTAGAGGCATCAAATTATGCAACAAACAATGACTGGCTTCGATGAATGGCATTTGTCTGCGGATCTGCGCCGCCGCATTGAGCAGGAACTGCAACCCGGTGAACCGATCGCATGGTTGGGGCAACCGATTCCCCGTTGGATGACGTTGGACTCGATCATCTTCGTTCTATTTGCGATTCCTTGGACCACTTTTGCGCTCTTTTGGATGTGGGCGGCCTTTGGGATGCAGATGCCGGATTTAGCGAATGGGATCAAGCCTAATTACATTATTGCGCTATTTGGGATTCCTTTTGTACTCATTGGGTTATTCATGCTTTCTAGCCCGATTTGGAAACGTCGGACATTGCGTCGCACGGTCTATTTGGTTACCGATCGACGGGCAATTATTATTCGTGGTGGCTTCTACATAACGATTCGGAGTTATGCACCGGAGCAGTTACAGGATGTTTATCGGCGGGAAAGACGGAGTGATATTGGGGATGTCATAATTGCCCAGCGGCAGATTCGCAATAGCAATAATTCCTATCGCACGGAGTTAATTGGTTTTTTAGGAATTGCTGATGCCCATGGTGCGGAGCAACGCATCAAGCGTCTGGCGGCAAAAGCGTAGAGATATTTGGAGGTGTACCGTGGGCAGAACCGTGAGTGATAAAAAAGTCCAGTATCAATTATTTTGGTATCTTTTGGTGCCAGCAGTGGTAACGCTGACAACGGCGAGCACGGCTCCTTGGTGGTGGCAATCATTGTTTCGTCCTGGCTACAGCTACAGTGAGACGGTGCAGTCGTCATCGATCGAGCCTACGCCAGCGTCATCTAGTATAAATAACACTGCATTGGATGCGGAACGTGGGGTGACTTCGATCGAGTGGGATACCAATCTGCATCATATGCAAATCCACGACAGCGTTGGTCAGAAGTTTACGTTTAAGTGTGAAGGAAATGGCAGTCTCAACAATGCTATATGGGGAACCGTTACCTATAGCGGTGACAGTAGCATTTGCAATGCTGCTGTGCATTCGGGCCAATTCAGTCGGAAGGATGGAGGCGTTGTACAGCTTCAGGTTACAGGTATGCAAACGTCTTTTATGGGGAGCCAACGCTTTGGGGTGGTCAGCCGTGGATACGGGGCATTTTCTAGTTCATTTCGTTTTTTAGCCAAAGGTGAGCCATAACGCAATACTCAAGTTGAATGTTTTTATCCTGGGAGAGATGTTATTGGTTGATGTTGATTCTAATGAAATCCTTCTTATACTTTTTGCCCTTGTCGCGCCTTCATTTTTTGTTGCGGGCTGATGTGATTAAAATAGTCATAGATGTGTTGAGCAAAACGTTGGTATTTATATTTATCCAATGTTTCTGGTAAGGCTTCAGATTGCTGATATAACCACTCTAACTAATACTCCTTAATTCTTTTCAACATACGAGCATCTGACCTCAAGTGGGCTAGCGTAATACCCTATCTCAAATTGTTCTGGGTGATCAATACCACAGAGCACAGACAGATATGTGATAAAACTTACGGAGTGCAAGAGCTATTGAGGAAAAACAAAATGCGCCCTCTTAAGAATCACCGCTGGTTGGGATTGACATTGGTAATGGTATTGTCCGTTATTGTGGCAGCATCCACGGCTAAGGCTCCAGTGACGTTAGCACACGCGCACAAATCTAAAACTGCGGAGCAAATCGAACCTGAAAAAATCAAGATTGTGCCTCAGCGAGAACGTGATAAAGCTCAGGAACTAAAAGTTAAAGGCCCCACTAAAACCCTTGGCATTACGTCCCTGACTAATCTCGGTGCAGTTGACCTGAGTGGAGAATTTAAGTCCCTTGATGGCTATACCTTACGGGCACGCGAAATTGTTGTTGCTCCTGGTGGGCAGGTCGCTGTCCACCAGCATAATTCCCGCCCAGGTATTGCCTACATCATTGAGGGCGAAATGGTGGAGTATCGCAATGATCAAGATGACCCAATTGTTCGTAAAGCCGGGTCCGTAGCCTTTGAAAGAACTGGTGTGGTGCACTGGTGGAAAAATCAAAGTTCAAAACCAGCACGTGCACTGGTGGTCGATATTGTACCCAAGCAAAAGTAATATATCGTCAGGAGATGGGCATGCGCGTGGCTATTGTAATTTGAGTGATTATGCCCATAGATATCTGGGCTGCCAGTCTCATTGACGGATACCTTATCTCCAGTCATTACTCAAACCAGTATTGTCATTCTGATTACTCTCCCCACTATCATCAGTGGGGAGTTTTGCTATATCGGTAGGACTAACCGATATAGATATTGTGGCTTTAATCTAAAGCAATTTGAATTTACCTTCCAAGAGGATATCAGACTAAATCAGCTGGAGGTCGCTACACATCATCGCTTCCTAAATATCCCAATAATTCT comes from the Romeriopsis navalis LEGE 11480 genome and includes:
- a CDS encoding filamentous hemagglutinin N-terminal domain-containing protein, with amino-acid sequence MAQIIPTTNWGAENSRLNTSGIINGQPALIIEGGASRRSNLFHSFQQFNIGAGQRVYFNNPAGIQTIFSRTIGNQSSNIAGTLGVNGTANLFLLNPQGIIFGPMAQLDVRGSFMATTANSIQFGNQGEFTSTSSPTPPLLTVAPSALNFVANQGAIIHQSPNITGAPGQSLTLLGASVRLDGGNLTVPGGKVILSGINGDGVLGLQQVGNQFQIMSLQGTPADITLNNSAQLNVRSDGGGDVLIRANNFTMHDSIISAGVVANTMTIPGGRSGRSETPPDSRARSPRQDSGPSNRQEPIGSLAQSVTLPNPIGDTAAPPSQGGAIVIDAQGDVLLDDRALINNSILLNAQGSTGKTEINAQNITLSNISRIITELQGKGNLGEVSLKSENDTIFITAPVTGLPAKNRPLENPDFFKSGILRKIDVEGNGNIGKTTLRSRNLSLLGDASLSIQSLGQGKIDDVRIQAGNAIDLNSVRGLNAPTGEISVAVESSAQSDLGNLNIFAQALNLDQDAMIQSKNDGSGRVGDINIELMGRLSLNRLSSIQTGTFSFTSQSGSGKISITANDISIMNGASISSSKILGSGISGDLTLLARDTFILDGTSSGSPSTIASLFVGSNGLPGGLQFESPAARGAGNIRLQAKTLSILNGALISSDIFNTDGTAGQIAVETEEQVRILGLGLGFDPRLVFTGRAQSATSRTPLRARISASTVGVTSSSGGNIQITTPRLIVEQDGIIDAVTLSQGAGGNIQINSSQVDLKSGGQIQTSAFDQGNAGTVSINSQERIRVVGKSTNRKPTSADIPNSAILASTSPMASGKGGSIQLATEQLIVEDRGRISVSSQGKDIAGQLAIKAASVKLQDDGRLLAETRSNAGGNILLNLSQVLLLRRNSGISTTAGTAQLGGNGGSINIQVPFIVSVPGENSDIAANAFSGAGGQVNINALNLFGIQSRTRLELEQRLQVSDPSQLNPSRLTSNDITAISQTSPTLSGSVSISQLDVDPTQAAARLPDDLLDRANLINQSLCRITRGSQFVLTGRGGLPTVPTRPLTPLKTWEDIRLGDNSISNRTTVTDSTASQQPHVKTIVEAQGFRRNANGQVYLTAMANQAKSTWSKSSDCSSASTASP
- the mddA gene encoding methanethiol S-methyltransferase, coding for MVTQTTTSTQHSQLARMAIFAYGVMCYAVFFLTFSYFCGFVGNFLVPRSIDSAPLVPLGSAVMINLGLIALFGVQHSVMARKGFKRWWTQFVPKPMERSTYVLFSSLCLLNMFYFWQPIGGNIWHVTSMPAVVIMYTVFAIGWLTVLGSSFLLNHFDLFGLRQVWLCLRGQEYTPMKFTTPMLYKFVRHPLYCGLLLAFWVTPRMTMTHLVFAVATTAYILLGSRFEEKDLKQEFGEAYAEYQRRVPMLIPMMKPRGGN
- a CDS encoding LCCL domain-containing protein; its protein translation is MGRTVSDKKVQYQLFWYLLVPAVVTLTTASTAPWWWQSLFRPGYSYSETVQSSSIEPTPASSSINNTALDAERGVTSIEWDTNLHHMQIHDSVGQKFTFKCEGNGSLNNAIWGTVTYSGDSSICNAAVHSGQFSRKDGGVVQLQVTGMQTSFMGSQRFGVVSRGYGAFSSSFRFLAKGEP
- a CDS encoding cupin domain-containing protein; translation: MQELLRKNKMRPLKNHRWLGLTLVMVLSVIVAASTAKAPVTLAHAHKSKTAEQIEPEKIKIVPQRERDKAQELKVKGPTKTLGITSLTNLGAVDLSGEFKSLDGYTLRAREIVVAPGGQVAVHQHNSRPGIAYIIEGEMVEYRNDQDDPIVRKAGSVAFERTGVVHWWKNQSSKPARALVVDIVPKQK